Below is a genomic region from Miscanthus floridulus cultivar M001 chromosome 1, ASM1932011v1, whole genome shotgun sequence.
TATAAATCAAACTGTCCGTCCTCCACCCCAAAAAATCTCAAACTATAAGAACACAAAATTGTACACACCAGCATCTGTCTGAAATTACATTGAGTGAGAGCGCTATTATACAAAACAACTGGACCACGAGCCCTCCTGACAAATCCCTGTGGCAACTCAAAAACACTTTGCAACATGAGAAAATTCTAGGACCCgagaaagagaaaaaggaaaGAATACCTAGTACAATAACACTATTACCTTTGCCATTCCAATTGGATGCCAAAAACACACACCATACACCCGCCCCCTATCCACCCAGCTGAGTATATACAAGTGAAGCCTCCAAGGATCTTTGGATGAGTTCTATTTGCACTGCTACTTGTGTTCAATGAAACGAATTGGAGAGCACTGTCCTAGATCAAGCTCCCTTCTACCGACTTTATAGTCCCCTCTGCTCCCTGTACACCAATCTTTCGTTTCGGTATGGCTGTGGACTAGCCCCTCTCCCGAACACAAATGAAAATAACAAGATCCTAATCACTCGGGCTTCATATGGATCATACCAACCAATGTGTGGTGAATCTACTATATCCAGGCAAGAGAGCCGCGGTCATTAGCTACTGTTTGGGGACGCCCCCTAGTCGGAGTTGGTGGTCTGTTAGCATTCAGCTCCTGCATTTCATTCCAAAAGGTCACGGTATTAAGAGGTGGACTGAAACACCAAATAGTTTAGAGCATGACTAAAAAaaaggcagacccagtgccggaggctcccacatgagtggggtctggggaagggaaaaaccgttACCTGCATCCATGTGCCCTCAATATGATCCGGCGACGCCTCAGGTGACGTAATTGCAGGGGGCAAAGGATGAATTAGTTTTGGCACAACCACAAGATCTCTACCCAAAACCAAGATCGCACCGGCATTATTTGCAGTACCTGTGTATGCATCCATGTCAACAAATTTGTGTTGAGTAAAGAGAATGAAGCAGATCTTCACAAGACATCTCACCGCAATAATTTGTTGCAGAGAAAAGAGTGATCAGGTGACCTTGAGCAAAGCGCTCAAAGCCATCCATCACACACTCATGTGCTCGTACAATTAACTGAAGATCATTGTTGTTGCAGAACTCCATAACCCGATCAGGCTGGTAACAACAAAATGTGAACACAAGAAACTGAAGGGTCTGAAAGGAGAGAAGACATATACGACACATGGACTAAAAAGCACCAACCCCAAATGTAACAAGACCAGGACCCCGGGCATTGGGCCTCAGTCCTTCAACACTGTCGTTCTCTGTTGGATCAGACCTGTAAAAGTCAGAACAGGATATGAAATGAAATGAATGCCAATTATGAAAGGGTGAGCTGTAGGAGTCGCTAAAAATGCTAACCACAGAAGATCCATGAGGACAACCGAGCCAGCTTCCATTGTAATTGGCCTTTGAAGATTCTCAATTTGCTCAACATGGTTGATTGACCGACCGATGCCACCATGCATACAGATGATTTTCTTTTCTATAAGCGCAGCCAAAGGAAGCCAATTAAATAGCCTATTCATTCGATGCCATGTCCAGATACCATCTCTCTCGCCCTATTTTTTCACAAAGAGTACCAACATAAGCAAAAGATTCTAGGTGATTTTGTAAAGAATTCAGTACACGAAAAGGTAATTACCATTCGTTCTATACACTCTATTCGGAAACCAAACAAAGCATTGATGTCTGCAGCTTCATGATTTCCTCGAATCAAGTGTACATTTTGAGGATATTCAACCTGAAATACACAGTATTTGAATATGTGAAGATTATACATTAACTAGAGTAGTCTACATAGTTTGAAGGTAAGTGCACAGTACGATACCTTCAATGCAAGAAGAAGAGTGATAGTTTCTAAACTATGCTGGCCACGATCTACATAATCCCCCAAAAATAGATAATCAATGTAACTGCATggtaagaaaaaaataaaaatatgagCTGAAAACCCAAGAAGAAAAATCTCCATCTAGAGTCAAGACTATAGGGTTAACATGGGTCATTTTGGTAGGCTCAGTGATACAAGATTACTGTGTCATGTATAAAtaaaacatgagttaattatgtATCAAGGAAAGATATACTTACGCAATGTCACCTGCAGTCGAAGGTGCACCATATTCATCGAATAACCTCATCAAGTCCCCAAATTGTCCGTGTAAATCTCCAAATATCTTAACAGGAGCTTTAAGCTGCAAAACACTTGGTTCGCTTGAAAATATTCTCTCAGCACTGTCACACAGATCTGCAATTTCATTGCAGTCCAAGAAGAACTGCCTCCGGACAGGGGGCTTCCAGCCACGAGGTTTCAACAGAGACTGCAATTACCTAGATAAATATAGCAGCAGACACACAAAACAGGTGCAAATGGTTAAGTAACTGGTAGCTTTCATTTATCGTGCTGAAAGCTAAAATCATTTCTTATTTACCTAAACGAGCACTAGTATTTTATTGTGTGAGTATATATTAGACCGATGGGAAGTACCTTTTTAGGCACGCTATTAATAGACATTTGTCTATCTAGTAACTTCCTTGCTGCAGTTGCGTTCTCTGGGGTGCCATAGCTGACTCTTCTGCCTTCATTTTCAAATTGGTCAATTGATAGCTGCCTCACCATGCCACCTAGGGCACCTCCAGTTTCAGCAGCCACCACAACCTGCAAGGGGATAAGGTAAAAACAAAGTGTGATGTAATTGTGCAAATAACTTCTACTAGGACGCCAGTAACAAGTTCCGAAGTAGACACACAGCAGTAAAATGTCAAGTGAAAAATAGCTATAAAGGTGAAATGAAAAAATCAAACATGTATTCTACTCACGGCTCTATGGTGCAACCGAACCCCAGGTGGAGCTGCCATGTTGTTAGAAAGAGCACTGTCCGGTTTGATGAGGCTTGAATGTTTGCTGGTTGATGTGGAGTCTGGAGACTGCTCCTTGTCCGACAACTGCTCCATCTCACCATTAACCTGCCTGGCCTTCACAGCAGCTAATGTAGCACTGATTGCCTCCGCCTCTGCTGCTGATGCTTCAACCAAGTAATCCACGCCTTTGCTTAATCTCCTGTGAAGGATTCTGAACTCATCAGAATGAAATAGCTATTGCGAAAATATTATTAACTTGCTCATAGAACAGCACAGGAATACATTCATAAAAAGTAATACATGTACCTCTGTCCTTGCAGTACAGCATTCTCAGGACTGATATCAGTATACATGTCTCCATTTACAGGAGGTGCAACTGGAGTCCCAAGAACTACAGCCCCATCAGGACCTGATTCTGTAGCTGTTTGTCTTGTTCGTTCATCATTGTACACATACTTCCCAGGTGCTCGTCCTGCTTGCAAGTTTGTGGCAGCTGCACTTGCTGCTGCATGATTAGCAGCATTTGTTGTTTCAGCAGCAGCAAGATCCTCAGCCACAAGAAGATCATCCAGAAGTACCCCTACAATATCAACTCCAGTAAGTTAGGAACCAATAAGCAATAGTGGGTCGAACCATATCAAGCAATACTAGAAACATTATAAACATGATCATTACTACTCAAAATGAGAAACTGAACAGTAGCTTTATCCAATTTAAAGTCGGGGGCAAAACATAGTAATTCCACCATAATCGTTTTAAGTATTAATAAATATAATATTATGAGAATGCAAAGGCAAACTCAAAATGAATCAAGCCAAACCAGCAAAAAAGAAGAAATAAATAAttatttgcattaacaaaattTATCATGGTTTACTAGCCACTCAATGACACAGTACCCACTCAATAGTGAGCAACCACCCAGATAAATAAATTATTAACATGGTCATTTTGGCCCTCAAGATCATACACTTCATTTACTCATCTTTATGTAGTGAATCAGAAGTGATAAATGGTCTCACAGAATGTAGCTGCAATAAAAGACGGTATGTATCGATTTTAAACAAAAGCACAAAGCACAAACAATTCCATGATGGCCCATTTCCCTGCAAAGTCAAACCACATCATGCAGTACACACTAAACAGTATAATGTGAAATGAATAAGCCAAGGGCAATTCACGATAATctgtgttttttttaaaaaaaactataaaTGTGACAAATGACACAACACTGGTCACCAAGCAAAAAGTGGGGAAATCTTACCGCCCCGTAAACCTCCATAAATGAATATTAGATCATTAACAGCAGCTGCTGCATGCCTGCACCGTCGTGTAAGCTCAACAGCAGCATCACCTCCTGCTGCATCTGCACTAAATCTTCCTGTCCTAGGAGTTGTAACAACAGATTTTGTGTCGCACCAGACTCCAGCAGCAGTGTCCAGTACTGAAACAAGTTGAACAACACAAGCTTACTAGAAAGAAAAGACTAATATCAACCATAGGTTGCCACACAAGTGTTAACCTGCGGTAATTGCAATGCAGATACAGATACCAAACAAGGCATGAGTGCAAGACAATTCAAATGCTAGGAAAAAAAAGGGGGAAACCAGTTTCTATCAGCACAGCATCATAGGTAACAGGAAAGAGTACAGTACATCATGTTGATATCATTAGCAAGTGTCTTATGGAAGAAAATTGTTTAAAGTAACTAGAGCATTTAGAGTATTCAAGTACATCTGCAATGCATATATATTGACAGAAATAGATATAAACAcataaaagggcgtacccagtgcagagagctcccgctctgtgcggggtctggggaagggtgtcagtggcaagccttaccctcgcctgtgcaatgcgaggagaccgcgactcgaacccgggaccttccggtcacaggcggtaagactctacctcttgcaccaggcccgcccttcagatATAAACACATAACAGAACACTTATTgtgtttttggaaaaaaaaaatgaacTGATGTGGCACTAAAACTTAATTGAGCTTGGAACCCATGGAATCATTCAATGACTATCTCTGTGAATTAGTGGCACCACAGGACACTTTTCAAAGGTATTAAACAACTTGATATATAAAACTTGAGTTGCTTCAATATCTTAAAAACCAGAACCTGCAACACTCGAGGAGTCTTCCACCATCCGCCCACCTCCAAGAGCACCTCCTGACACATGAAGACGTGCATTCACAAAAACCTAAATAACAAATAGCAAGCATCACAACAGGACCTTACAGGGAACTAAAAAAAGTTTAAGCAGAATGAGCAATAGCTTACAGCTGCATGTTGGTATCTGGGCGATGGAGAGACACCGGGGGCAATTGCCCACTCCCAGCGCCCATCTCTATGTTTAGCAAGACCATATGCACTTGATAAGGGCTGGAGGTTTTTGCAAAAGTATACACACATAAGAACAAAACTAGTACTGATACCAAATCAACAAAAAAAAAGTGGGGTGTTACTTCTAGTTCTAGGTTGTAGGACTAGATGTAATGAATAATGATTATAGCATAGACCATAAAGAACATAATCACTGTGCATAAACACAACTATGTATCACCGATACATCAGGTAGGCTGCCATGCGTGTATGTCCGTATCCAATACAACAGGATACAGCGATATGCGTACTGGAAAGTATCAACAACTTGTGATTTCAAAACAAAAGATTTAACTACCAATACTGGCCAATACTTCCATCCGATACGTTTCCATTCATGCGATAGTAGCAGGGAGATGGAGAACTAGGGAGAGCCTGGAAGGTGGCCGGGGTCCGAGAAGAGCGCATACCAAGGGTGATGAGAGATGAGGAGAGCATTTTGCTAATGGGTGGTGTTAGATAGTTGCAGGCTGCAAGCAATTGGTGCTATGGTGAAGCTAATTGAGAGAGGAGAGAGTATAGTCAGGAGGAAGAACAagtggcggcggccggcggcagcTGCATGTGTGGAGGACCAAAAGAGCTAGCTACTAGGGGATCTTAATTTTAGTTTATTTATACATTTTATTAGTGATATTTAAGTGAAAAAGGTATACATTTATATATCCTCACTGTATCGGCGATTCGGCGTATCCTTATTTTTGGACAAATGCCGTATCACCGTCCGTGATGC
It encodes:
- the LOC136538123 gene encoding serine/threonine-protein phosphatase BSL2 homolog; translation: MDVDSRMTTESDSDSDAAAAAAHGGSAGGSGSGSETSSSSAPSTPGTPGTPAAAPNSAAGAAGPRPAPGYTVVNAVIEKKEDGPGCRCGHTLTAMPAVGEEGTPGYIGPRLILFGGATALEGNSATPPSSAGSAGIRLAGATADVHCYDVSSNKWSRLTPLGEPPSPRAAHVATAVGTMVVIQGGIGPAGLSAEDLHVLDLTQQRPRWHRVVVQGPGPGPRYGHVMALVGQRFLLTIGGNDGKRPLADVWALDTAAKPYEWRKLEPEGEGPPPCMYATASARSDGLLLLCGGRDANSVPLSSAYGLAKHRDGRWEWAIAPGVSPSPRYQHAAVFVNARLHVSGGALGGGRMVEDSSSVAVLDTAAGVWCDTKSVVTTPRTGRFSADAAGGDAAVELTRRCRHAAAAVNDLIFIYGGLRGGVLLDDLLVAEDLAAAETTNAANHAAASAAATNLQAGRAPGKYVYNDERTRQTATESGPDGAVVLGTPVAPPVNGDMYTDISPENAVLQGQRRLSKGVDYLVEASAAEAEAISATLAAVKARQVNGEMEQLSDKEQSPDSTSTSKHSSLIKPDSALSNNMAAPPGVRLHHRAVVVAAETGGALGGMVRQLSIDQFENEGRRVSYGTPENATAARKLLDRQMSINSVPKKSLLKPRGWKPPVRRQFFLDCNEIADLCDSAERIFSSEPSVLQLKAPVKIFGDLHGQFGDLMRLFDEYGAPSTAGDIAYIDYLFLGDYVDRGQHSLETITLLLALKVEYPQNVHLIRGNHEAADINALFGFRIECIERMGERDGIWTWHRMNRLFNWLPLAALIEKKIICMHGGIGRSINHVEQIENLQRPITMEAGSVVLMDLLWSDPTENDSVEGLRPNARGPGLVTFGPDRVMEFCNNNDLQLIVRAHECVMDGFERFAQGHLITLFSATNYCGTANNAGAILVLGRDLVVVPKLIHPLPPAITSPEASPDHIEGTWMQELNANRPPTPTRGRPQTVANDRGSLAWI